A part of Miscanthus floridulus cultivar M001 chromosome 6, ASM1932011v1, whole genome shotgun sequence genomic DNA contains:
- the LOC136457394 gene encoding bark storage protein A: protein MAGGGVQQVVAVLAVVALMAATAAEGFISKKTWSAIRRADRDGPFVGLVVPNAYEMEPVLNSPDFKPSNNIPILDVQGRRFRFGTIGGQNVVMVMTGLSMLNAGLTTQLLLSLFRVKGIVHWGIAGNANEDLQIGDVTIPESWAHLSLWNWQRHGDGPENELPLEGAGDYTREYGFLNFSDYTVGQANPELSANTLNSVWYQPEEIFPISGTPEERQHAFWVPVSKRYYKLAGKLEGLELPACVNATTCLPRAPRVTRVPRGCSANIYTDNASYRQFIRAHFGCTPVEMESASVALVAHQYGVPFITIRSLSDLAGGGSSLSNEAATFLDIAAKNAVDVMFKFVPLLGRGGEQEQADGLTEDM from the exons ATGGCTGGTGGTGGTGTTCAGCAGGTGGTGGCCGTGCTCGCGGTGGTGGCGCtcatggcggcgacggcggcggagggTTTCATCTCCAAGAAGACGTGGAGCGCCATCCGGCGGGCGGACCGCGACGGGCCCTTCGTGGGGCTGGTGGTGCCCAACGCCTACGAGATGGAACCCGTCCTCAACTCGCCCGACTTCAAGCCCAGCAACAACATCCCCATCCTAGATGTTCAAG GGCGACGATTCCGCTTCGGAACCATTGGAGGCCAAAACGTTGTCATGGTCATGACTGGGCTGAGCATG CTGAATGCAGGGCTCACAACCCAGCTGCTGCTGAGCCTGTTCAGGGTGAAGGGCATCGTGCACTGGGGCATCGCCGGCAATGCCAACGAGGACCTCCAGATCGGCGACGTGACCATCCCCGAGTCCTGGGCGCACTTGTCCCTGTGGAACTGGCAGAGGCACGGCGACGGGCCGGAGAACGAGCTGCCGCTGGAGGGCGCCGGCGACTACACGAGGGAGTACGGCTTCCTTAACTTCTCCGACTACACTGTCGGCCAGGCCAACCCGGAGCTGTCGGCGAACACGCTGAACAGCGTGTGGTACCAGCCGGAGGAGATCTTCCCGATCTCCGGCACGCCGGAGGAGCGGCAGCACGCGTTCTGGGTGCCGGTGAGCAAGCGCTACTACAAGCTCGCCGGGAAGCTGGAGGGGCTGGAGCTGCCGGCGTGCGTGAACGCGACGACGTGCCTGCCCCGTGCGCCCCGGGTGACGCGGGTGCCCCGGGGTTGCAGCGCCAACATCTACACCGACAACGCCAGCTACCGGCAGTTCATCCGCGCCCACTTCGGGTGCACACCCGTGGAGATGGAGAGCGCCTCCGTCGCGCTCGTGGCGCACCAGTATGGCGTCCCCTTCATCACCATCCGCTCCCTCTCCGacctcgccggcggcggctcctCGCTCAGCAACGAGGCCGCCACATTCCTCGACATCGCGGCCAAGAACGCCGTCGACGTCATGTTCAAGTTCGTGCCCCTCCTCGGCCGCGGTGGCGAGCAGGAGCAGGCCGACGGCCTGACCGAGGACATGTAA